From Pongo pygmaeus isolate AG05252 chromosome 1, NHGRI_mPonPyg2-v2.0_pri, whole genome shotgun sequence, one genomic window encodes:
- the LOC129037223 gene encoding late cornified envelope protein 2A, whose translation MSCQQNQQQCQPPPKCPPKCPPKCPPKCRPQCPAPCPPPVSSCCGPSSGGCCSSGGGGCCLSHHRPHLFHRHRHQSPNCCECEPSGGSSCCHSSGGCC comes from the coding sequence ATGTCCTGCCAGCaaaaccagcagcagtgccagCCCCCTCCCAAGTGCCCCCCAAAATGCCCACCCAAGTGTCCTCCGAAGTGCCGACCTCAGTGCCCAGCCCCATGCCCACCTCCAGTCTCTTcctgctgtggtcccagctctggGGGCTGCTGCAGCTCTGGGGGTGGCGGCTGCTGCCTGAGCCACCACAGGCCCCATCTCTTCCACCGGCACCGGCACCAGAGCCCCAATTGCTGTGAGTGTGAACCTTCTGGGGGCTCCAGCTGCTGCCATAGCTCTGGGGGCTGCTGCTGA